The proteins below come from a single Oryzias latipes chromosome 14, ASM223467v1 genomic window:
- the eva1c gene encoding protein eva-1 homolog C isoform X3 yields the protein MRVMMSWTRPCPGPDWIRSLLCLTLLLWTRRVTGLSDFSNYLSRILTSHSAHACDGTPLRLHCPRHSTISIQSAFYGSGEVWPCRVEPPLRHHNHSCAAFTALQKLLSECQSHRDCQLPVNHLLFGKDPCPGTTKYLHVEYKCKPAEHKRLLVCEGETMLLHCKPPRVLNIYAAVYGRRLGQTDTCPSHLSRPPPFECLNHEALHKVSKSCYGKQKCAVTVGNQTFRDPCFPGTRKYLTVLYSCAVPQTLLKEADPSFLSSTTFPTTTKDLEDPGGAMMSNSLLTYTYIREHPEMAALLFTSSVCIGLLFTLLVLSVRVTCRGRQLRGHPVTTNKPGSQAVSCEDHEEDDGAEKEDDTVTEGSLLSAAERTAIYGWEDVTYVSEAAEMAERIERREMIIQEIWMNSYLNGSSC from the exons ATGCGAGTCATGATGAGCTGGACGCGTCCTTGTCCCGGACCGGACTGGATCCGCAGCCTCCTCTGCCTCACTTTACTCCTATGGACCAGGCGCGTCACCGGTCTCTCTGACTTTTCAA ACTACCTGTCCAGGATCCTCACCAGCCACTCTGCCCACGCCTGTGATGGGACGCCCCTGCGGCTCCACTGCCCTCGCCATTCCACCATCTCCATCCAGTCAGCCTTCTATGGGAGCGGTGAGGTGTGGCCGTGTAGAGTAGAGCCTCCGCTCAGACACCACAACCACAGCTGTGCAGCTTTCACTGCTCTACAG AAGCTCTTGTCAGAGTGTCAGAGCCACAGAGACTGTCAACTGCCTGTAAATCATCTGCTGTTTGGGAAGGACCCCTGCCCAGGCACCACCAAATACCTCCATGTGGAATACAAGTGTAAACCTG CTGAACACAAAAGACTGTTGGTATGTGAGGGAGAGACCATGCTCCTGCACTGCAAGCCTCCCAGGGTGCTGAACATCTACGCAGCTGTCTACGGCAGACGTCTGGGTCAGACGGACACCTGCCCCTCTCACCTCTCAAGACCACCGCCATTTG AGTGCTTGAACCATGAGGCCCTGCACAAGGTGTCAAAGTCCTGCTATGGCAAACAAAAGTGCGCCGTTACCGTCGGCAACCAGACCTTCAGGGATCCTTGCTTTCCAGGAACCAGGAAGTACCTTACTGTGCTCTATTCTTGTG CAGTTCCACAGACTTTATTAAAGGAGGCAGATCCAAGCTTTTTAAGTTCCACCACCTTTCCTACAACAACAAAAG ATCTGGAGGATCCTGGAGGAGCAATGATGAGCAACTCCCTCCTAACTTACACCTACATCAGAG AGCACCCAGAAATGGCAGCTCTGCTCTTCACCTCCAGTGTGTGCATCGGCCTTCTCTTCACGCTGCTGGTTCTGTCGGTGCGTGTGACCTGCAGAGGGCGACAGCTCAGAGGTCACCCAGTCACGACAAACAAGCCTGGAAGCCAGGCTGTCTCCTGTGAGGACCATGAGGAAGATGATGGAGCTGAAAAAGAAGATGACACGGTCACCGAGGGTTCTTTACTTTCCGCCGCAGAAAGGACGGCCATATACGGTTGGGAAGACGTGACTTATGTGAGCGAAGCAGCTGAAATGGCTGAGAGGATTGAGCGCCGAGAGATGATAATTCAAGAGATTTGGATGAACTCTTACCTGAACGGCAGCTCCTGTTAA
- the eva1c gene encoding protein eva-1 homolog C isoform X1, with translation MRVMMSWTRPCPGPDWIRSLLCLTLLLWTRRVTGLSDFSNYLSRILTSHSAHACDGTPLRLHCPRHSTISIQSAFYGSGEVWPCRVEPPLRHHNHSCAAFTALQKLLSECQSHRDCQLPVNHLLFGKDPCPGTTKYLHVEYKCKPAEHKRLLVCEGETMLLHCKPPRVLNIYAAVYGRRLGQTDTCPSHLSRPPPFAKSIRRGGNIVLLSSQTLECLNHEALHKVSKSCYGKQKCAVTVGNQTFRDPCFPGTRKYLTVLYSCAVPQTLLKEADPSFLSSTTFPTTTKDLEDPGGAMMSNSLLTYTYIREHPEMAALLFTSSVCIGLLFTLLVLSVRVTCRGRQLRGHPVTTNKPGSQAVSCEDHEEDDGAEKEDDTVTEGSLLSAAERTAIYGWEDVTYVSEAAEMAERIERREMIIQEIWMNSYLNGSSC, from the exons ATGCGAGTCATGATGAGCTGGACGCGTCCTTGTCCCGGACCGGACTGGATCCGCAGCCTCCTCTGCCTCACTTTACTCCTATGGACCAGGCGCGTCACCGGTCTCTCTGACTTTTCAA ACTACCTGTCCAGGATCCTCACCAGCCACTCTGCCCACGCCTGTGATGGGACGCCCCTGCGGCTCCACTGCCCTCGCCATTCCACCATCTCCATCCAGTCAGCCTTCTATGGGAGCGGTGAGGTGTGGCCGTGTAGAGTAGAGCCTCCGCTCAGACACCACAACCACAGCTGTGCAGCTTTCACTGCTCTACAG AAGCTCTTGTCAGAGTGTCAGAGCCACAGAGACTGTCAACTGCCTGTAAATCATCTGCTGTTTGGGAAGGACCCCTGCCCAGGCACCACCAAATACCTCCATGTGGAATACAAGTGTAAACCTG CTGAACACAAAAGACTGTTGGTATGTGAGGGAGAGACCATGCTCCTGCACTGCAAGCCTCCCAGGGTGCTGAACATCTACGCAGCTGTCTACGGCAGACGTCTGGGTCAGACGGACACCTGCCCCTCTCACCTCTCAAGACCACCGCCATTTG CTAAAAGTATAAGAAGAGGAGGAAATATTGTATTATTGTCAAGCCAAACCCTAG AGTGCTTGAACCATGAGGCCCTGCACAAGGTGTCAAAGTCCTGCTATGGCAAACAAAAGTGCGCCGTTACCGTCGGCAACCAGACCTTCAGGGATCCTTGCTTTCCAGGAACCAGGAAGTACCTTACTGTGCTCTATTCTTGTG CAGTTCCACAGACTTTATTAAAGGAGGCAGATCCAAGCTTTTTAAGTTCCACCACCTTTCCTACAACAACAAAAG ATCTGGAGGATCCTGGAGGAGCAATGATGAGCAACTCCCTCCTAACTTACACCTACATCAGAG AGCACCCAGAAATGGCAGCTCTGCTCTTCACCTCCAGTGTGTGCATCGGCCTTCTCTTCACGCTGCTGGTTCTGTCGGTGCGTGTGACCTGCAGAGGGCGACAGCTCAGAGGTCACCCAGTCACGACAAACAAGCCTGGAAGCCAGGCTGTCTCCTGTGAGGACCATGAGGAAGATGATGGAGCTGAAAAAGAAGATGACACGGTCACCGAGGGTTCTTTACTTTCCGCCGCAGAAAGGACGGCCATATACGGTTGGGAAGACGTGACTTATGTGAGCGAAGCAGCTGAAATGGCTGAGAGGATTGAGCGCCGAGAGATGATAATTCAAGAGATTTGGATGAACTCTTACCTGAACGGCAGCTCCTGTTAA
- the mis18a gene encoding protein Mis18-alpha isoform X1: MASRPKTNWCYQKFLNKTFEGGSLDSSTAKEILFGHDNHAEEEDDGYDGPVVFICAKCRLPVGDSLSWDGSEYEENQIKLKRVTDNVQVGKEHRLLEVGKRSLCITLDLICRGCHVVLGMVFTSTPKQLDHKRFTFCFNVADIDSYVLGSANQMMAAEGSDEKPVTLEYRGFVEQQLSEMKMLVVSMAQRLEEIEGGLQDGCDEA, translated from the exons ATGGCGTCTCGGCCAAAAACGAACTGGTGCTATCAAAAATTTCTCAATAAGACATTTGAAGGTGGCAGTCTGGACTCCTCCACTGCTAAAGAAATTCTTTTCGGTCACGATAACCATGCGGAGGAGGAAGACGACGGTTATGACGGACCCGTTGTCTTCATCTGTGCCAAGTGTAGGCTGCCTGTTGGGGATTCACTTTCATGGGACGGAAGTGAATACGAAGAAAACCAGATAAAACTGAAAC GAGTTACCGACAACGTTCAAGTTGGAAAAGAGCATCGTCTGTTAGAAGTAGGAAAGCGTTCCCTCTG TATAACTCTAGATCTCATCTGTCGGGGTTGTCACGTTGTTCTTGGCATGGTTTTCACTTCCACTCCCAAACAGCTGGACCACAAAAGGTTTACGTTCTGTTTCAACGTAGCAGACATTGACAG CTATGTGCTCGGCTCTGCAAACCAGATGATGGCAGCAGAGGGCTCAGATGAGAAACCAGTTACGCTGGAATACAGGGGCTTTGTTGAACAACAGCTATCAGAG ATGAAAATGCTGGTGGTGTCTATGGCGCAGAGGCTGGAGGAGATCGAAGGTGGCCTTCAGGATGGATGTGATGAGGCCTGA
- the eva1c gene encoding protein eva-1 homolog C isoform X2 produces the protein MRVMMSWTRPCPGPDWIRSLLCLTLLLWTRRVTGLSDFSNYLSRILTSHSAHACDGTPLRLHCPRHSTISIQSAFYGSGEVWPCRVEPPLRHHNHSCAAFTALQKLLSECQSHRDCQLPVNHLLFGKDPCPGTTKYLHVEYKCKPAEHKRLLVCEGETMLLHCKPPRVLNIYAAVYGRRLGQTDTCPSHLSRPPPFAKSIRRGGNIVLLSSQTLECLNHEALHKVSKSCYGKQKCAVTVGNQTFRDPCFPGTRKYLTVLYSCVPQTLLKEADPSFLSSTTFPTTTKDLEDPGGAMMSNSLLTYTYIREHPEMAALLFTSSVCIGLLFTLLVLSVRVTCRGRQLRGHPVTTNKPGSQAVSCEDHEEDDGAEKEDDTVTEGSLLSAAERTAIYGWEDVTYVSEAAEMAERIERREMIIQEIWMNSYLNGSSC, from the exons ATGCGAGTCATGATGAGCTGGACGCGTCCTTGTCCCGGACCGGACTGGATCCGCAGCCTCCTCTGCCTCACTTTACTCCTATGGACCAGGCGCGTCACCGGTCTCTCTGACTTTTCAA ACTACCTGTCCAGGATCCTCACCAGCCACTCTGCCCACGCCTGTGATGGGACGCCCCTGCGGCTCCACTGCCCTCGCCATTCCACCATCTCCATCCAGTCAGCCTTCTATGGGAGCGGTGAGGTGTGGCCGTGTAGAGTAGAGCCTCCGCTCAGACACCACAACCACAGCTGTGCAGCTTTCACTGCTCTACAG AAGCTCTTGTCAGAGTGTCAGAGCCACAGAGACTGTCAACTGCCTGTAAATCATCTGCTGTTTGGGAAGGACCCCTGCCCAGGCACCACCAAATACCTCCATGTGGAATACAAGTGTAAACCTG CTGAACACAAAAGACTGTTGGTATGTGAGGGAGAGACCATGCTCCTGCACTGCAAGCCTCCCAGGGTGCTGAACATCTACGCAGCTGTCTACGGCAGACGTCTGGGTCAGACGGACACCTGCCCCTCTCACCTCTCAAGACCACCGCCATTTG CTAAAAGTATAAGAAGAGGAGGAAATATTGTATTATTGTCAAGCCAAACCCTAG AGTGCTTGAACCATGAGGCCCTGCACAAGGTGTCAAAGTCCTGCTATGGCAAACAAAAGTGCGCCGTTACCGTCGGCAACCAGACCTTCAGGGATCCTTGCTTTCCAGGAACCAGGAAGTACCTTACTGTGCTCTATTCTTGTG TTCCACAGACTTTATTAAAGGAGGCAGATCCAAGCTTTTTAAGTTCCACCACCTTTCCTACAACAACAAAAG ATCTGGAGGATCCTGGAGGAGCAATGATGAGCAACTCCCTCCTAACTTACACCTACATCAGAG AGCACCCAGAAATGGCAGCTCTGCTCTTCACCTCCAGTGTGTGCATCGGCCTTCTCTTCACGCTGCTGGTTCTGTCGGTGCGTGTGACCTGCAGAGGGCGACAGCTCAGAGGTCACCCAGTCACGACAAACAAGCCTGGAAGCCAGGCTGTCTCCTGTGAGGACCATGAGGAAGATGATGGAGCTGAAAAAGAAGATGACACGGTCACCGAGGGTTCTTTACTTTCCGCCGCAGAAAGGACGGCCATATACGGTTGGGAAGACGTGACTTATGTGAGCGAAGCAGCTGAAATGGCTGAGAGGATTGAGCGCCGAGAGATGATAATTCAAGAGATTTGGATGAACTCTTACCTGAACGGCAGCTCCTGTTAA
- the eva1c gene encoding protein eva-1 homolog C isoform X4, translating to MRVMMSWTRPCPGPDWIRSLLCLTLLLWTRRVTGLSDFSNYLSRILTSHSAHACDGTPLRLHCPRHSTISIQSAFYGSGEVWPCRVEPPLRHHNHSCAAFTALQKLLSECQSHRDCQLPVNHLLFGKDPCPGTTKYLHVEYKCKPECLNHEALHKVSKSCYGKQKCAVTVGNQTFRDPCFPGTRKYLTVLYSCAVPQTLLKEADPSFLSSTTFPTTTKDLEDPGGAMMSNSLLTYTYIREHPEMAALLFTSSVCIGLLFTLLVLSVRVTCRGRQLRGHPVTTNKPGSQAVSCEDHEEDDGAEKEDDTVTEGSLLSAAERTAIYGWEDVTYVSEAAEMAERIERREMIIQEIWMNSYLNGSSC from the exons ATGCGAGTCATGATGAGCTGGACGCGTCCTTGTCCCGGACCGGACTGGATCCGCAGCCTCCTCTGCCTCACTTTACTCCTATGGACCAGGCGCGTCACCGGTCTCTCTGACTTTTCAA ACTACCTGTCCAGGATCCTCACCAGCCACTCTGCCCACGCCTGTGATGGGACGCCCCTGCGGCTCCACTGCCCTCGCCATTCCACCATCTCCATCCAGTCAGCCTTCTATGGGAGCGGTGAGGTGTGGCCGTGTAGAGTAGAGCCTCCGCTCAGACACCACAACCACAGCTGTGCAGCTTTCACTGCTCTACAG AAGCTCTTGTCAGAGTGTCAGAGCCACAGAGACTGTCAACTGCCTGTAAATCATCTGCTGTTTGGGAAGGACCCCTGCCCAGGCACCACCAAATACCTCCATGTGGAATACAAGTGTAAACCTG AGTGCTTGAACCATGAGGCCCTGCACAAGGTGTCAAAGTCCTGCTATGGCAAACAAAAGTGCGCCGTTACCGTCGGCAACCAGACCTTCAGGGATCCTTGCTTTCCAGGAACCAGGAAGTACCTTACTGTGCTCTATTCTTGTG CAGTTCCACAGACTTTATTAAAGGAGGCAGATCCAAGCTTTTTAAGTTCCACCACCTTTCCTACAACAACAAAAG ATCTGGAGGATCCTGGAGGAGCAATGATGAGCAACTCCCTCCTAACTTACACCTACATCAGAG AGCACCCAGAAATGGCAGCTCTGCTCTTCACCTCCAGTGTGTGCATCGGCCTTCTCTTCACGCTGCTGGTTCTGTCGGTGCGTGTGACCTGCAGAGGGCGACAGCTCAGAGGTCACCCAGTCACGACAAACAAGCCTGGAAGCCAGGCTGTCTCCTGTGAGGACCATGAGGAAGATGATGGAGCTGAAAAAGAAGATGACACGGTCACCGAGGGTTCTTTACTTTCCGCCGCAGAAAGGACGGCCATATACGGTTGGGAAGACGTGACTTATGTGAGCGAAGCAGCTGAAATGGCTGAGAGGATTGAGCGCCGAGAGATGATAATTCAAGAGATTTGGATGAACTCTTACCTGAACGGCAGCTCCTGTTAA
- the eva1c gene encoding protein eva-1 homolog C isoform X5: MGRPCGSTALAIPPSPSSQPSMGAKLLSECQSHRDCQLPVNHLLFGKDPCPGTTKYLHVEYKCKPAEHKRLLVCEGETMLLHCKPPRVLNIYAAVYGRRLGQTDTCPSHLSRPPPFAKSIRRGGNIVLLSSQTLECLNHEALHKVSKSCYGKQKCAVTVGNQTFRDPCFPGTRKYLTVLYSCAVPQTLLKEADPSFLSSTTFPTTTKDLEDPGGAMMSNSLLTYTYIREHPEMAALLFTSSVCIGLLFTLLVLSVRVTCRGRQLRGHPVTTNKPGSQAVSCEDHEEDDGAEKEDDTVTEGSLLSAAERTAIYGWEDVTYVSEAAEMAERIERREMIIQEIWMNSYLNGSSC; encoded by the exons ATGGGACGCCCCTGCGGCTCCACTGCCCTCGCCATTCCACCATCTCCATCCAGTCAGCCTTCTATGGGAGCG AAGCTCTTGTCAGAGTGTCAGAGCCACAGAGACTGTCAACTGCCTGTAAATCATCTGCTGTTTGGGAAGGACCCCTGCCCAGGCACCACCAAATACCTCCATGTGGAATACAAGTGTAAACCTG CTGAACACAAAAGACTGTTGGTATGTGAGGGAGAGACCATGCTCCTGCACTGCAAGCCTCCCAGGGTGCTGAACATCTACGCAGCTGTCTACGGCAGACGTCTGGGTCAGACGGACACCTGCCCCTCTCACCTCTCAAGACCACCGCCATTTG CTAAAAGTATAAGAAGAGGAGGAAATATTGTATTATTGTCAAGCCAAACCCTAG AGTGCTTGAACCATGAGGCCCTGCACAAGGTGTCAAAGTCCTGCTATGGCAAACAAAAGTGCGCCGTTACCGTCGGCAACCAGACCTTCAGGGATCCTTGCTTTCCAGGAACCAGGAAGTACCTTACTGTGCTCTATTCTTGTG CAGTTCCACAGACTTTATTAAAGGAGGCAGATCCAAGCTTTTTAAGTTCCACCACCTTTCCTACAACAACAAAAG ATCTGGAGGATCCTGGAGGAGCAATGATGAGCAACTCCCTCCTAACTTACACCTACATCAGAG AGCACCCAGAAATGGCAGCTCTGCTCTTCACCTCCAGTGTGTGCATCGGCCTTCTCTTCACGCTGCTGGTTCTGTCGGTGCGTGTGACCTGCAGAGGGCGACAGCTCAGAGGTCACCCAGTCACGACAAACAAGCCTGGAAGCCAGGCTGTCTCCTGTGAGGACCATGAGGAAGATGATGGAGCTGAAAAAGAAGATGACACGGTCACCGAGGGTTCTTTACTTTCCGCCGCAGAAAGGACGGCCATATACGGTTGGGAAGACGTGACTTATGTGAGCGAAGCAGCTGAAATGGCTGAGAGGATTGAGCGCCGAGAGATGATAATTCAAGAGATTTGGATGAACTCTTACCTGAACGGCAGCTCCTGTTAA
- the mis18a gene encoding protein Mis18-alpha isoform X2: protein MASRPKTNWCYQKFLNKTFEGGSLDSSTAKEILFGHDNHAEEEDDGYDGPVVFICAKCRLPVGDSLSWDGSEYEENQIKLKRVTDNVQVGKEHRLLEVGKRSLCITLDLICRGCHVVLGMVFTSTPKQLDHKRFTFCFNVADIDSYVLGSANQMMAAEGSDEKPVTLEYRGFVEQQLSEEIYHHNSLSTIGALQQDYVNV, encoded by the exons ATGGCGTCTCGGCCAAAAACGAACTGGTGCTATCAAAAATTTCTCAATAAGACATTTGAAGGTGGCAGTCTGGACTCCTCCACTGCTAAAGAAATTCTTTTCGGTCACGATAACCATGCGGAGGAGGAAGACGACGGTTATGACGGACCCGTTGTCTTCATCTGTGCCAAGTGTAGGCTGCCTGTTGGGGATTCACTTTCATGGGACGGAAGTGAATACGAAGAAAACCAGATAAAACTGAAAC GAGTTACCGACAACGTTCAAGTTGGAAAAGAGCATCGTCTGTTAGAAGTAGGAAAGCGTTCCCTCTG TATAACTCTAGATCTCATCTGTCGGGGTTGTCACGTTGTTCTTGGCATGGTTTTCACTTCCACTCCCAAACAGCTGGACCACAAAAGGTTTACGTTCTGTTTCAACGTAGCAGACATTGACAG CTATGTGCTCGGCTCTGCAAACCAGATGATGGCAGCAGAGGGCTCAGATGAGAAACCAGTTACGCTGGAATACAGGGGCTTTGTTGAACAACAGCTATCAGAG gaGATTTATCACCATAATTCACTGTCGACCATCGGTGCACTGCAACAGGATTATGTTAATGTTTGA
- the cfap298 gene encoding UPF0769 protein C21orf59 homolog isoform X1 — translation MVQLHVKRGQESQFLFNTTAQAPLETVIQQITAIYNGRLKVERLCSEISELADHGIMLPPNMQELTVEQIEELNLRDEWEDQCMPSGGAVFKKDEIGRRNGHAPNDKMKEVLMKTVEEAKALISNKQIPANVCVTMEMVKEALDQLRGAVTIVYPMGLPPYDPIRMEFEDLEDLSGTQASQQVITKDECQLWWAAKELQRGKKLQDYIGKNEKTKLVVKVQKKGHGPPAREPLVTNEQQKEMMKHYYRRQEELKKLEEANDDSHLDSEWADRQALKRQFQGLTNIKWGPR, via the exons ATGGTGCAGCTGCACGTGAAACGCGGACAAGAAAGCCAGTTTCTTTTCAATACCACTGCGCAGGCGCCTCTGGAAACCGTCATCCAGCAAATTACTGCCATTTACAATGGAAGACTGAAGGTGGAGAGACTATGTTCAG AGATCTCAGAGCTTGCAGATCATGGCATCATGCTGCCACCCAACATGCAGGAACTGACAGTGGAGCAGATTGAGGAGCTGAACCTGAGGGATGAATGGGAAGACCAGTGCATGCCCAGTGGAGGGGCAGTATTCAAAAAGGATGAGATTGGGAGAAGAAATGGACATG CTCCTAATGATAAGATGAAGGAGGTGTTGATGAAGACAGTGGAGGAAGCTAAAGCACTCATCTCAAAT AAGCAAATTCCCGCTAACGTGTGTGTCACCATGGAGATGGTAAAGGAAGCACTGGATCAGCTGAGGGGTGCAGTCACCATTGTGTACCCCATGGGCTTACCTCCTTATGACCCCATAAGGATGGAGTTTGAGGACCTAGAAGATCTGTCAGGGACTCAG GCATCTCAGCAGGTTATCACCAAGGATGAATGCCAGCTGTGGTGGGCTGCCAAAGAGTtacaaagagggaaaaaactgCAGGATTACATCggcaaaaatgaaaagacaaagCTTGTGGTCAAAGTCCAAAAG AAAGGACATGGGCCACCAGCTAGAGAACCTTTAGTCACGAACGAGCAGCAGAAAGAGATGATGAAGCATTACTACAGAAGGCAGGAAGAACTTAAG AAACTAGAAGAAGCGAATGATGACAGCCACCTGGACTCAGAGTGGGCAGACAGACAAGCGCTCAAGCGGCAGTTTCAAGGCCTCACTAATATCAAATGGGGGCCAAGATGA
- the cfap298 gene encoding UPF0769 protein C21orf59 homolog isoform X2: MVQLHVKRGQESQFLFNTTAQAPLETVIQQITAIYNGRLKVERLCSEISELADHGIMLPPNMQELTVEQIEELNLRDEWEDQCMPSGGAVFKKDEIGRRNGHAPNDKMKEVLMKTVEEAKALISNKQIPANVCVTMEMVKEALDQLRGAVTIVYPMGLPPYDPIRMEFEDLEDLSGTQVITKDECQLWWAAKELQRGKKLQDYIGKNEKTKLVVKVQKKGHGPPAREPLVTNEQQKEMMKHYYRRQEELKKLEEANDDSHLDSEWADRQALKRQFQGLTNIKWGPR, encoded by the exons ATGGTGCAGCTGCACGTGAAACGCGGACAAGAAAGCCAGTTTCTTTTCAATACCACTGCGCAGGCGCCTCTGGAAACCGTCATCCAGCAAATTACTGCCATTTACAATGGAAGACTGAAGGTGGAGAGACTATGTTCAG AGATCTCAGAGCTTGCAGATCATGGCATCATGCTGCCACCCAACATGCAGGAACTGACAGTGGAGCAGATTGAGGAGCTGAACCTGAGGGATGAATGGGAAGACCAGTGCATGCCCAGTGGAGGGGCAGTATTCAAAAAGGATGAGATTGGGAGAAGAAATGGACATG CTCCTAATGATAAGATGAAGGAGGTGTTGATGAAGACAGTGGAGGAAGCTAAAGCACTCATCTCAAAT AAGCAAATTCCCGCTAACGTGTGTGTCACCATGGAGATGGTAAAGGAAGCACTGGATCAGCTGAGGGGTGCAGTCACCATTGTGTACCCCATGGGCTTACCTCCTTATGACCCCATAAGGATGGAGTTTGAGGACCTAGAAGATCTGTCAGGGACTCAG GTTATCACCAAGGATGAATGCCAGCTGTGGTGGGCTGCCAAAGAGTtacaaagagggaaaaaactgCAGGATTACATCggcaaaaatgaaaagacaaagCTTGTGGTCAAAGTCCAAAAG AAAGGACATGGGCCACCAGCTAGAGAACCTTTAGTCACGAACGAGCAGCAGAAAGAGATGATGAAGCATTACTACAGAAGGCAGGAAGAACTTAAG AAACTAGAAGAAGCGAATGATGACAGCCACCTGGACTCAGAGTGGGCAGACAGACAAGCGCTCAAGCGGCAGTTTCAAGGCCTCACTAATATCAAATGGGGGCCAAGATGA
- the haus1 gene encoding HAUS augmin-like complex subunit 1, whose amino-acid sequence MCEKIKKVNNWLASVFGDQPVPQFEVNSRVMDILYQLTETSEARCSDTALLIEDLKQKTSEYQTEAIYLQDVLLEGVGLSPTSLSKPAADYVSALVDSAMVLGVRDTSLGSFMPAINSLTNELLEAEKSNIRLERELGALRKTLGSTLVLRADLQEDIDSTAKSQAVEGSKAEERLLTMDFVAAKTAELTIKLKRSEAELTSRNMDKSITHQAIVQLAEEVGTLNTEIIPLRKKLESYLDLSPSPSLAQVKIEEAKRELAAIDSQLEENLNFS is encoded by the exons ATGtgtgaaaagataaaaaag GTTAACAACTGGCTCGCCTCAGTGTTTGGTGATCAGCCGGTGCCACAGTTTGAGGTCAATTCAAGAGTAATGGACATATTGTACCAACTTACAGAGACCAGCGAAGCTCGATGCAGTGACACCGCTTTGCTTATAGAAGATCTCAAACAGAAAACTTCAGAGTATCAGACTGAGG CTATTTACCTGCAGGATGTTCTCCTAGAAGGGGTTGGTCTCTCTCCCACAAGCTTGTCAAAACCAGCTGCCGACTACGTGTCTGCTTTAGTGGACAGTGCCATGGTGCTGGGAGTAAGAGACACATCACTGGGAAG TTTTATGCCAGCAATCAACAGCCTCACCAATGAACTGCTGGAAGCAGAGAAGTCTAATATAAGACTCGAGAGGGAACTCGGAGCTCTCAGAAAGACACTTGGTTCCACTCTGGTGCTACGGGCGGACTTGCAAGA GGATATTGACAGCACTGCTAAATCACAAGCAGTGGAGGGCTCTAAAGCAGAAGAAAGGCTGCTCACCATGGACTTTGTGGCGGCAAAGACCGCAGAGCTTACTATCAAATTGAAGAGATCTGAG GCTGAGCTCACATCCAGGAACATGGATAAGTCTATCACCCACCAGGCCATTGTACAGCTGGCCGAG GAAGTCGGTACCCTGAATACAGAAATAATCCCCTTGAGAAAAAAACTGGAGTCATACCTGGACCTCAGCCCa AGCCCGTCTCTGGCACAAGTGAAAATAGAAGAAGCAAAAAGAGAACTG GCTGCAATTGATTCGCAACTTGAGGAAAATTTGAATTTCAGTTGA